The Pseudomonadota bacterium DNA segment TGGTGGGCTATCAAGCTCAGGGAACCACCGGTCGCTTGATTGTTGACGGTGCTGAACGGGTTAAAATTTTTGGTGAATACGTGGCGGTCAAGGCCCATTGCCATACCATCGGCGGCTTTTCTGCCCATGCCGACCAGAAAGGTCTGCTGAACTGGACCGAACATTTCAACCAGCCACCTACAAATACCGTTATCGTCCATGGAGAACCCCAGGCCGCTGAGGCATTCAACAATAAGCTTATCCAGAAAGGTTGGCATACCAACGTTCCGAAGATTGGTGATGTCATCGACGTCACCCCTGAACTTGGCATAGCTTTTTCTACCGAAAAAGCGGTAGAAAAACTGGAGTTTGAAACTGAAATTCAACATTCCTGGAATGATCTGGATGAAATTGTCGACCGGCTGGATGTGATGGAGGATATCAGTGATTTTCAGACCCGGGAGAGCCTGGCACCCAGACTGCGGAAAATCAATCAAAGACTGGATGAAGTAAAAAGCTACCTGGCAGGCGGGGAAGTGAGATCGTAAAACTCCTCTACAAGACCCCACCTAATAAAGCCATTTCCATCGATCATGGAACCGGCCAGGCCCACACCGTTATCTGATTAGGAGCTTAAAAACTTGAGGTCACAAACTGTGACCTCCACCAAGAGATATATTATGACAGAGGGATATTAAAAAGAAAAAAGATCAGGCGGGCGTTTATTTGCATTGTTCAAGATATGAAAAATATTCTTCTCTGCTCATCCCCGCAGTCTTCATATTTGATTTAATTATTTCAGGATATACTTCTTTATGTGCGGGGATAACTACTGGCCTGGCTACACCACTTTTTACATAT contains these protein-coding regions:
- a CDS encoding type II toxin-antitoxin system HicA family toxin is translated as MPRITPVSWKVLACVFEKAGFVFDRQAGSHRTYVKSGVARPVVIPAHKEVYPEIIKSNMKTAGMSREEYFSYLEQCK